The Pontibacter korlensis sequence GTAGTCCGAAAAGAATTAAAAAGAGATGTCGGCACAGAAAATTCAGATATTCGATACCACCCTGCGCGATGGCGAGCAGGTGCCAGGTTGCAAACTAAATAAGGAAGAGAAGCTGGTAATTGCCCGACAACTGGAGGAGCTGGGTGTAGACGTGATTGAAGCTGGGTTTCCGGTTTCAAGCCCTGGTGATTTTGAGGCTGTGCGTGCTATTGCCCGCCAGACAAAACAAGCCACCATATGCGGCCTTTCACGTGCAGTTGAGGAAGATATAAGAGTGGCCGCTGATGCCTTAAAAGAGGCTAAATATGGACGGATACATACTGGTATCGGTACTTCTGAGTCGCATATCAAGTATAAACTACGCTCTACACAAGAGCAAGTTCTGGAGCGTGCAGTACAAGCTGTAAAATTAGCTAAGTCCTTTGTCGAGGATGTAGAATTTTACGCCGAGGATGCCGGCAGAACTGAAAATGAATTCTTAGCCAGAGTATGCTCAGCGGCGGTAAAGGCAGGTGCCACAGTATTAAACATACCTGATACTACTGGTTACTGTCTGCCGCAAGAGTATGGCGCCAAGATAAAGTATCTCTACGAACATGTAGAGGGCATTGAAAACGTAATTCTTTCTACCCACTGTCATAATGACCTGGGTTTGGCAACGGCCAACTCCATAGCTGGAGCTATCAACGGTGCCCGCCAAATAGAGTGTACCATCAACGGAGTAGGGGAGCGAGCTGGCAACACAGCCCTGGAGGAAGTGGTGATGATCATGCGTCAGCATCCGTACCTCAACCTGTATACTTCCGTCAATAGCAAACTTCTCACCGAAACATCTACGCTGGTGTCACATATGATGCGCATGCCAGTACAACCTAACAAAGCTATTGTCGGCGCTAATGCTTTCTCCCACTCCAGTGGTATTCACCAGGATGGCGTGATAAAAAACCGCAGCACCTACGAGATTATTGACCCTAAAGAGGTAGGGGTAGATAGTTCATCAATTGTACTTACTGCCCGCTCAGGAAGAGCTGCTCTTGCCTACAGGCTACAGAAGCTAGGATACAACCTAGAAAAGGAGATGCTGGATATTGCCTACACTTCTTTTCTGGCTGTAGCTGATGTGAAGAAAGAGGTGCTTGATAATGATCTGCACCAGTTGGTAGAGGAGAATAAACTAACACTGGTAAGCTAATATGGCAAAGACGCTTTTTGATAAGATCTGGGATAATCATGTGGTGCGATCTCTGCCAGGAGGTCAGGATGTGTTTTACATTGACCGTCACCTGATACATGAAGTAACAAGCCCGCAGGCATTTGATGAACTGGGGAGGAGAGAACTACCACTTTTCCGTAAAAACCAGATTGTTGCTACTGCTGACCATAACGTTCCTACGCGTAATCAACACCTGCCAATCGAGGAGCCTCTTTCACGCTCTCAGGTAGATAAGCTGACAGAAAACTGCTCTAAATATGGTGTAGAGTTGTTTGGCCTTGGACATGAGCATCAGGGTATTGTGCACGTAATCGGACCTGAGCTAGGTATAACACAGCCAGGTATGACTATGGTGTGCGGTGATAGCCATACTTCTACCCACGGAGCTTTTGGCACCATAGCCTTTGGTATTGGTACCAGCCAGGTAGCGCAGGTAATGGCTTCTCAGTGCTTGCTGCTGAGCCGCCCAAAAAGAATGCGCATAAATGTTACTGGCTCGCTGAGAAAAGGTGTCTCTGCCAAAGACATGATCCTTTATATCATTGCACAACTAGGCACAGGGGGTGCTACTGGCTACTTTGTAGAGTATGCAGGGCAGGCTGTAAGTGAGCTAAGTATGGAGGGGCGCATGACAGTCTGCAACATGAGCATAGAGATGGGTGCGCGTGGTGGTTTGGTAGCACCAGACCAAACAACGCTAAATTATTTAAAAGGCAGAAAGTATGCACCGAAGGGTGAACAGTGGGAGAAAGCTGTAGCATACTGGAGCACACTATACTCCGACAAAAATGCCACGTTCGACGTGGAGTATACTTTCAAGGCTGAAGACATGACCCCGATGATCACTTACGGCACCAATCCAGCTATGGGCATGGCGGTGCAAGAAGCGATACCTGTTTCTACAGCTGAAGTTGATGAGCAGGGGATGCTGAAATCCTTGACTTATATGGGCTTTGCGCCTGGCGAGACTCTCTTAGGCCGTGAGATTACACACGTGTTTATTGGTAGCTGCACAAATTCCCGCATTGAGGATTTACGTGTAGTGGCAGAGTATGTAAAAGGCAAGCGCAAGGCAAATCATGTGGAGGCAATTATAGTCCCTGGTTCCAAGCTAGTGGAGCAGCAGGCAAAAGCTGAAGGGCTTGATACCATACTGGCCGAAGCCGGTTTTGAGCTACGCGAACCAGGCTGTAGTGCCTGCCTTGCCATGAATGAAGATAAAATTCCCGCTGGCGCTTACTGCGTGTCTACTTCAAACAGAAATTTTGAGGGGCGTCAAGGACCAGGGGCGAGAACCTTACTTGCCAGCCCACTAGTTGCGGCTATCACGGCAGTGGAAGGCAAAATTGTAAACATCATGGATTACGTGAACTGATGGAGAAGTTTAAAGTATTACGCTCGCGAGCAGTTCCTCTGCCCGTTGAGAATATAGATACAGATCAAATCATACCAGCCCGTTTCCTGAAGGCAACTACACGCGAAGGATTTGGGGAAAATTTATTCCGGGATTGGCGCTACCACAATGATGGAAGCCCTAAAGCAGACTTTCCATTAAACAATAGCCGCTTCAGTGGTCAGGTTTTGGTAGCCGGAAAGAACTTTGGTTGTGGCTCCAGCCGTGAGCACGCAGCCTGGGCTATATATGATGCTGGTTTTCGTGCTGTTATCAGCAGTTACTTTGCGGATATCTTCAAGGGAAATGCTCTGAACAATGGCTTGTTACCGCTGCAGGTTCCTGAAAACGTGTTGCAACAGTTGCTGAAGCAGATTCAAGAGATTCCAGAGACAGAGTTCATCATAAACCTTGAGCAACAAGAGCTACAGGTACCTGTCATGGAGCTGGTAGTGCCTTTCGAAATTGATGCCTATAAGAAAGAGTGTCTTTTGAATGGCTACGATGATATTGATTTTCTGGTAAGCCAGAAGAGTGAAATTGAAAACTATGAAGCAAACAGACCATGGGTGTATTAGATAAGAAAATAGTGGTTCTTCCGGGAGACGGTATTGGACCGGAAGTGTGCCAGGAGGCTGTAAAAGTACTACAGGCTGTTGCAGAAAAATTTAATCACACGTTTACTTTCCGCTATGAGCTAATGGGAGCTTGTGCTATTGATGCAACAGGTACTCCTTTACCAGCAGAAACTCTTGAAGCCTGTGAATGGGCAGATGCCGTTTTGCTTGGAGCTATAGGGGATCCAAAGTATGATAAAGATCCTAGTGCAAAGGTAAGACCAGAGCAAGGACTTCTTGGGCTGCGCAAAGCACTAGGGCTTTATGCCAACTTGCGCCCAGTTGTTGCATATGAGCAACTTCTTGAGTACTCTCCGCTTAAGCCTGAGCGCATTGCTGGTACAGACATTCTGATTTACCGTGAACTTACTGGCGGAACATATTTTGGAGAAAAAGGCCGCGACGAAAATAGTGCATATGACACCTGTACATATACCAGAGAAGAGGTAGAACGCATTGCCCATCAAGCTTTTAAAGCTGCTGCTTCACGTCATGGTATCCTAACCCTGGTAGATAAGGCAAATGTGCTGGAGACATCAAGATTATGGAGAGAGGTGGTGCAGGAGGTCTCTCAATTGTATAAAGATGTACAGGTCGATTACTTATTTGTGGACAATGCTGCCATGCAGCTTATCCTGAATCCCAGACAGTTTGATGTGATACTGACAGAAAACATGTTTGGTGACATACTATCTGATGAAGCCTCAGTTATTGGTGGTTCTATCGGGTTGTTACCTTCAGCATCTATTGGTGATGGCGTAGGAGTGTTTGAGCCGATACATGGTTCTTTCCCTCAAGGTAAGGGCAAAGGTATTGCCAACCCTATAGCTGCCATACTTTCTGCTGCCATGCTTCTAGACTACCTGGAGCTTCCAACCGAGGCTGCTTGTGTAAGAGAAGGTGTGCAGAAGGCAATCAACAGCAATATCCTGACACAGGAACTTAACAAGGAGTCGCCTTATACAACAGAGCAGATAGGTAATTTCATAGCCTATACGGTGTTAGAAGGCGATGAAGTGGAGCCTCATAAAAGCAACATAGAGATTGGTCTGAGTACCATCATCTAAAATGATAAAGAAAATAGTTTTGATTAGTTTTTAATTCCAGATTGATTAAGCTGCTTTCTTCTGGATTGCAGTTTTTTAAAGCATGTGCTTCTCAGGTTTGAGCGCACTAAAAAGCCGCTGATTTGGGTTTCAGCGGCTTTCTTTTTTCTATTGCCAGCGGGTGTTGCTGAAATTGTCTGGATCAAACCAACCGTCGTTGGTGCTTTTCGGAAAGCTCATGTTGTAGTATACTTCACGTAGGGTTGTTTCCCCATTCGTTTTGAAAACTATTTCAGTTGCAACCCATTTCTTTTCTATCAATTGGTAGTTGTTCATTTCAACATCCCTGACAGTTCCTTTGTTATTCGTTAGCACCCTTAGTACATACAGTCGCTCTTTGTCTACCCAGAACTGATTGCTAGCATCATCTTTTGGGTCAGTGGTGCCAATTACATAAGCCTTGCGGCCCTGCCAGTTCGCTTCGTATACTTTGTTCATGTCAAACTTAAGCTGCTCCAGCTTTGCATGTGTTTCCTCTGGCTTATAGAAGTATACATCGAAAGACAACAGCAAGAGTGGGTGAATCTGGGGCATTTTTCCTGCCAATTTGTGCTCTTTAAAGCGGTAAACAGAATCTTGAGCAAACACTGCACCGTTACCAGTCTCAAAACCATCGAAACGAATATGTAGTCGTCCGGGCTGGCTATATATCTCCTGCCATACTTCCTGTTTAGTCACTTGTCCTTTCTCGTAGAAAATAGCACGTTGCTCAAACTGAAAGTTTGGGTACCATTTGCCTTGCCAGCGCTTATACATTGCATTTACTACTTCTGCACCAGTTTTAAACTTAGGTCTGGCTGCCTCGGCAAAGCTATAGCAGGATAGAAAAGAGAGGCAAAGCAGTACTAAGCTACGCCGTCTAAAAAAATGTTTTTTCATAGTGGTTGATTTGGTTAACTGGGGCTTCAAATTACTAAAATACTCTGATGCTGTATCCTTATTTGATTTATGGTAGGCACGCCTTTTTTTCCTACCTTCATGGTTTATCAAAACGGAGAGCTATGCTTAAAATATACCATAACAATCGTTGCAGCAAGAGTCGCCAAACTCTTGCGCTGCTCAATGAAGCAGGGCAGGAGGTAGAAGTAATAGAGTATCTTAAAACCCCTCCAACCGCTGAGGAGCTGCGCGATATACTAAAGAAGTTAAACATGAAACCGGTGCAGCTGCTTCGTAAAGGGGAAGCTGTTTACAAAGAGCAGTTTAACGGCAAGCAGCTAAGCGATGACGAGTGGATACAGGTGATGGTGGAGAATCCGGTTCTGATAGAGCGGCCTATCGTAGTGAAAGATAATAAAGCTGTACTTGGGCGTCCGCCTGAAAACGTGCAAGTGTTATTGTAACAGCTCTAATCAAGGCCGAATTTCTATTGAGGAGGCATTAAAAACAGAAAGAGCACCGTATCCGGTGCTCTTTCTGTTTTTAATGCTGTTGCACTGCAACTTAAATTCTTCTGATCTGCGCTCCAATTGCATTTAAACGACCATCGATATTTTGATAGCCACGGTCAATCTGCTCTACGTTATCGATGATACTTGTTCCTTCTGCAGAGAGTGCTGCTATAAGAAGTGCTACACCTGCACGAATGTCAGGAGAGGCCATGCGTATGCCACGTAAAGGAATCTGCTTGTTCAGGCCAATGATCGTAGCACGGTGCGGGTCGCAAAGTATGATCTGGGCACCCATATCTATAAGTTTGTCTACAAAGAAAAGACGGCTCTCAAACATCTTCTGGTGAATCAGCACTGTACCTTTTGCCTGCGTGGCTGTTACCAACGCTACACTCAATAGATCAGGGGTTAGTCCTGGCCAGGTATGGTCAGAGATGTTCAGGATGCTACCATCAATATAGGTATCTACCACATAATTATCCTGCTCCGGAATAAAGATGTCATCTCCACGGAACTCCATCTTAATACCCAAGCGCTGGAAAGTGTCTGGTATTAGGCCAAGTTCCGGAATCTGGCAATCTTTTATAGTGATTTCAGAACCTGTCATAGCAGCCATTCCGATAAAAGAGCCGATCTCGATCATATCAGGGAGCATGCGGTGTTCTGTGCCACCTAATTTCTCCACGCCCTCTATCACTAGTAGGTTAGAGCCTATACCACTTACCTTGGCTCCCATACGGTTAAGCATGCGGCTCAACTGCTGTATGTAAGGCTCGCAGGCTGCATTGTATATAGTGGTAGTACCCTCTGCCAGAGCAGCGGCCATCAGGATGTTGGCTGTTCCTGTTACAGAAGCCTCGTCTAACAGCATGTAAGTACCGTGTAGCTTTTCTGCAGTGGCGCTATAAAAAGCATCAGGAGTGTCGTAATTAAATTTTGCTCCTAACTTTTCTAAGCCAATAAAGTGCGTGTCCAGGCGGCGGCGACCTATCTTGTCTCCACCTGGTTTCGGCATTTTAGCTTTTCCAAAACGAGCCAACAGAGGTCCAACTATCATTACGGAGCCTCGGATAGCACGTCCCTGCTCTACAAACTGATCTGAGTTAAGGTACTCAAGGTTTATATCGTCTGCCTGGAAAGTATAGGTGTCAGGAGCGTTGCGCTCTACTTTCACTCCCATATCTTGCAGGAGTTCGATAAGCTTATTTACGTCCCTGATGTCAGGTACATTGGAGATTACAACTGGTTCAGAGGTTAGCAGCACAGCGCACAGTATCTGTAGTGCCTCGTTTTTGGCACCCTGCGGGTATATATCGCCTTTTAGTTTATTACCACCAATTACTTCAAAAGAAGCCATGTATTATTTATTTCTTTGATTAGAGGAACGGTTGCTTTTCTTGTTTCGATTGTTCTGGTTGGTAGAACGCTGCTGGTAACTATTATCCTGTTGCTTAGGATTTGATTCAAACAAGTTATTGCTTTCAATGTACTGCAGGTCCATATCCAGCTGTCCATTTGAGATCTGGCGAATATCGTCCAGAATTACATCATCTGTGATGTTTTCCTTATTGTAAGACTTGTAAAGCGTTTTCATCAGCTTACCAATGGAGATGATAGCAGCATCACGCTCTTTAGGGTCTTCCAGTTCAGTGGCCTTCTGCACGAGCAGTTCTACATTCTGGCCGTAGTGCTTATACTTAGGCGTATCCAGCGGGTACTCCATTTTCTGAGGCTTGTCGTTCAGGTACTCCATGGCGCTCAGTGGGTAGGGCGCATCCACATCCAGGGAAGAGCCTGACATCACGAACAGGTGGTTCCAGAGTTTCTGCTGGTAATCCTGTGTGTCACGCAGCTGAGGGTTCAGCTTGGCCATCAGGTTAATGAGCAGTTGCGACAGGCGTGTGCGCTCTTTACGGTCCTCAACTTTAGATATATAGTTTACAAGGTCCTGTACATTGCGGCCGTACTCTCGCAGCAAAAGCTCTTGTTTAAAAGTGGTACTCGCTTCCATTATGTCAGATTAAGAAATTCAAAAATAGGAATTATGAATTATATATTACGCCATACTCACTAATTTGCATGAGTAAGTTTTCTTTGAGCCTTTTTCGCTCAAGAACGAAAGTAGTAAGTATACTCCCGGTATGGTAGCTACTTACTACAGCTGTAGAGATCTTATAACGCCAAGTTGTATCTAAATTAGCTAGTCTTACTCATGTATGCGTAGTTTGGCAAAGCTCAGGAGCAGCGTTTTCTCGCCTACCTCGTCGAAGTTGATGATGGCTTTGGTACTATTACCCTGCGTATCCATTTTGGTTACTACGCCGAACCCAAATTTAGGATGTTCTACCTTCATGCCTGCAGCCAACTTGGATGTGTCGCTTGGCTTAAAGTCAGCTGGCGGAGTATAAGCTGTTGCAGCTTGCTTGCGGGGTGGTGGCGATACTAAGCTGCTAATGCTGCTTTTACGCTGAAGTACCCTGTCAAATACGTTGCCTCCACCTACAGAGTGGCTCTCACCATACTTAAAATTAAGGAACTTTGGATCAATCTCATCCAGGAAGCGGCTCTTCTCACAGGCACGCAGGTTACCCCACTGGTAACGGCTGGTAGCATAAGTTAGATATAGCTTTTTCTCAGCACGGGTAATAGCTACATAGAATAAACGGCGTTCCTCTTCCAGGTCAGCGCGGGAGTTTAGCATCATCTGGCTTGGGAAGAGGTTTTCTTCCATACCCACAATAAACACGTTCTTAAACTCAAGGCCCTTGGCAGAGTGGATGGTCATGAGCGTGACAAACTCTCCATCGTCATCTGCCTTGGTATCCGCATCCGTAACCAGCGCAATATCCTGCAGGAAAGCGGATAGGCTTTTATCTTCCTTCTCAGGATCATCCACATACTCTTTTATACCATTGAGCAACTCTTGTATGTTCTCATAACGTGCCAGGCCCTCTACGGTTTTATCCTGGTACAATTCATCCACAATACCAGAGTGCTTGGCTATATGCTTGGCAACTTCAAAAGCATCGCTATTTTCAGCAATGCGGGCAAAGTCGCGGATCATGATGGAGAAGTTCTCTATAGCTGTGCCCACGCGGTTACCTAAGAATTCAGTGGCATTCTGCACAACTTCCCAAACGCTATGGTTGGTTTCGTTAGCCGTTACGAACAGCTTTTGCTCTGTAGTCTCACCGATTCCACGCTTAGGGTAGTTGATAACGCGTCGCAGTGCCTGCTCATCATTAGGGTTCACCGTCAGACGCAGGTAAGCGATCAGGTCCTTTATTTCCTTGCGTTGGTAGAAGGAGAGGCCACCTATTATTTTATACTTGATGTTCATGCGGCGCAGGGCTTCTTCCATGGCCCTTGACTGCGCATTGGTACGATATAATATAGCGAAGTCGTCGTAGGAGAGGTGGTTATTCATCTTCTCCTCAAAAATGGTAGTAGCTACTAGTTTACCTTCTTCGTTATCTGAATTCGCTTTAATTACCTCAATTAGCGGTCCCTGCTCATTATCTGTATATACATCTTTTTTGAGCTGGGCAGTGTTGTTGCGGATTACAGAGTTAGCAGCATGCACAATGTTTTTGGTGGAGCGGTAGTTTTGCTCCAGTTTGAATACCTGTAGCTCAGGGTAGTCTCGTTCAAAATTCAGGATGTTCTGTATGTCAGCACCCCGGAAAGCATAGATGGACTGTGCATCGTCACCTACCACCACGATGTTTCGATTCTGAGCAGCCAACTTACGCGTAATCAGGTACTGCGAGTAGTTTGTGTCCTGATACTCATCTACCATCACAAATTTAAAAATGTTCTGGTACTTGTTTAGCGCGTCTGGGTGATCTTTAAAAAGCACGTTGGTATTGAACAGCAAATCATCAAAGTCCATGGCACCCGCACGGAAGCAGCGGCTTTGGTACATCTCATAGATCTTCCCGATCTTCGGGCGCATGGCAGCCTCGTCATCAGCCTGTATCACAGCGTCGTTGATGTACTGCTTAACCGAGATCAGCTTGTTTTTGGCTGCAGAGATGCGACTCAGCACTACGTTAGGCTTGTAGAGCTTATCATCCAGATTCATCTCCTTCACAATATTGCGGATTAGTGTTTTGGAGTCGTCCGTATCGTAGATGGTGAAGCTCTTAGGGTAACCGATTTTCTCAGCCTCAGCACGTAGAATGCGGGAGAAGACGGAGTGGAAGGTACCCATCCAAATGTTTTTTGCCTCATTTCCTATCACCTTCTCGATACGGTGGCGCATCTCCTTTGCCGCTTTGTTGGTAAAGGTGAGGGCAAGTATGTTGAAAGGGTCTACACCCTGGCTGATCAAGTGTGCAATCCGGTATGTAAGTACTCTTGTTTTACCAGAGCCGGCACCTGCAATAATCATGGCTGGACCATCAGTATGCAATACTGCCGCGCGCTGCGACTCGTTTAATAAGCTTATATAATCCATTTCTTCTCTTCCGCGTGCTTAAAATCCATGCAATTTACGAATTGATATCCTTTTTTTAGAACCTTGTTTTCTCTTTCCTTAACAGGATTAGAATGATTGTTCAAATGTTGATTAGAGATGCCACAAGTATAAACCTGCTATAAGATGAACACCTTCCGGGCGCAAAGCGTTTAGCCATAGGGGAGAAGGTTCTATAATTGCTGATGCCCTACATTTGCCAGCTGTTTTGGTCGCATTTTTGTTAAAAAGCCTTTAGCGCTTACTTTTGCAGATTGCCAGAACATAACATATAACATATTGAGATATCATCACCATACCCTTATGCACCGTCTTCCAAAGTTAAAGACACTCTTACTGCTTTGCTTGCTTAGCGGCATGAGCCATGTTGGGGTAGCGCAACAAAAGTCTACAGGTACAGCAAAACCTACTACTACGGCAGCTAGAAAAGCAGCCCCTGCAACAGGTAAAAGTACTGCTACTGTCAGTACTAAACCAGCCGCAGCAGCGCCTGCTCCGGTTATCAGGCGTATATGGCGCACTCCTGTTATGGATGAGGCGATGTACTACTATACCTCCCTAGATTTTCAAAAAGCGCAAGAGAAATTTAAGGCCGCTGCTGCGCAGGGTGAGCATGATGCTTATTACTTTCTGGGACGCATGCATCAGTACCGCGAACTAAAGTATGATTCGGTGCAGATAGATACCATACAGCAGGTCCAGAATGCTGAAAAGTACTTCTCCGCCAACCGCGACTCTGCCCGCTATTATTATACAATGGCTTTGGATAGCGGAAGTGTTTTAGCCAATCTTGGTATGGCGGAACTAATGACGTTGCGTAGCGAAGAAGATACACAGCGCTTTTTGCAGCGTATGCGCACAGCTGCTATCACCATAAGAGAGAAAGCAGTAGAGGGTGATGCTTTCTGCAACCGCATATTGGGTGGCATGTATTATACCGGGTATGGTGAGATGAAGAACCATTCCCTTGCTTATAACTACATCCGTCGTGCAGCCGATGCAAATGACGTGGCAGCCTATGCTTCATTAGCAAATTTATACCTTAATGGTGAAGGTGTTGCCAAAGACACTGATAAAGCTGTATACTGGCTCCAGAAGGGTGTTGCAGCAGGCGAACGTGAGTCTATTTATACTCTGGCGCTTTTATATGAAGAGGGAACACTGGGTGAGGTTAAAATAGATGCTGCTCGCGACTTATATAGGAAAGCTGTATCCAAGGGCAGTGTAAACGCTTTTGAACAGTTGATCTACATCAACCAGACGCCCAACCAAAAAGTTGTAATAGCAGCCATCAACCGTGATCCGGAAATGCTGCAGCGCGCATTAGCTGCCGGAGGAGATGCCAATACACAGGAAGAGCCGGAAGACTATGAGGCTAACCTATATAAGCGCACACCGTTGATGCACGCCCTGTATGTGCCCATGCTGTTAGAGGATTATGGCGTAGAGTATCAGCCGGGAGCTCGTTTGAAAGCAGCCAGCCTTCTACTTAACAATGGTGCTGATGTAAATGCCCAGGATATAAACGGTAAAACTGCCCTGCATTATGTTGTGAGTAGTTCACGTATCAGAACTGAGTTTTATGAACTAGAGCAGGTACAACTACTGGATACTTTGCTGGCTCATGGCGCTAACCCTAACATAAAAGATAAAGAAGGGAACACAGTACTGGCACAGGCGCTTCATGCTACCATTGGGCAGCATATCGGTATAATGGAGCTGGAGAGGCTCCTGCAGTCTGGCGCTAACCCGAATGTGGTAAACAACGAAGGTAAAACACCTCTCATGCTGGCCTGTGAAATTGATGCTAACTTTGAGATTATATTAGCCCTGCTACAAGCCGATGCCGATGTTACTATAACTGACAATACGGGTAGAGCTGCTATTGATTATACTAAACACGAGAACGTTCAGAATATACTTTTGGCGGCAG is a genomic window containing:
- a CDS encoding ankyrin repeat domain-containing protein, with translation MHRLPKLKTLLLLCLLSGMSHVGVAQQKSTGTAKPTTTAARKAAPATGKSTATVSTKPAAAAPAPVIRRIWRTPVMDEAMYYYTSLDFQKAQEKFKAAAAQGEHDAYYFLGRMHQYRELKYDSVQIDTIQQVQNAEKYFSANRDSARYYYTMALDSGSVLANLGMAELMTLRSEEDTQRFLQRMRTAAITIREKAVEGDAFCNRILGGMYYTGYGEMKNHSLAYNYIRRAADANDVAAYASLANLYLNGEGVAKDTDKAVYWLQKGVAAGERESIYTLALLYEEGTLGEVKIDAARDLYRKAVSKGSVNAFEQLIYINQTPNQKVVIAAINRDPEMLQRALAAGGDANTQEEPEDYEANLYKRTPLMHALYVPMLLEDYGVEYQPGARLKAASLLLNNGADVNAQDINGKTALHYVVSSSRIRTEFYELEQVQLLDTLLAHGANPNIKDKEGNTVLAQALHATIGQHIGIMELERLLQSGANPNVVNNEGKTPLMLACEIDANFEIILALLQADADVTITDNTGRAAIDYTKHENVQNILLAAGSPQKQN